In the genome of Microplitis demolitor isolate Queensland-Clemson2020A chromosome 5, iyMicDemo2.1a, whole genome shotgun sequence, the window taaatatttccaatgatttaatattactacatatggtcagggaatttttaaattatttgactgGAATACCTGGAAAAGTCAGGGAATTTCAGTTTCAAAAATCTGTGGTCactataattttacattttgccGTCACTTGTATCGTTTTTtaagcagatatttttttggtaacgaatttatgataattttgtcaacattttggtGCCTTTACAATAAGTCCAGAAACAGCTTCAAAACTgctatcttatagatgtcacaaTGCCAAGATAAGAGTATTACATGGAAAGACATTTTAATGACATCTTAATGTTGTCTCTATGCTACTTGacaacaatatatttaaaaaaaaacttacatttgTTATTTTAGATTCAAATTCAGGCTCCGAATTGATAACGATTAAATTAACAGGTTCCAGTGAATTATTCAATTGTGTTTtcactttattaaaattattactttcttcattaaatttaacagcAGACCTATTTATCATCCCCCGAGTAAATTCAATATTctcatcaacaaaaaaattaacggcTGCTTGTTTTGATTCGTCTATTTTAGAATTATCTAAATGATGAGGTCCCATTATATTCACATCCTTCTCAATCAACGCTTGCCGCTTAATTACATCAAGCTGATAATTATCactatttttaacacaaaacttttcgtcaaatattttaaattgatctgcttttattttatcataataatttagcGCTCGAGAGTCTGGATCATCTTCATTAATAtcgaaatttaattcaaattttttaagctggGCGATAACTTTCGgacttaatttttcatcagtcAAAAAATACTCTGAAgatgtcattattatttattaattgtatttaataccattaattttctttcattaacttttactccgattgtattttaattataatatttaataaaaattcacataatttattttacaataaataattatttttaataacctgATTATTTTCAGAACCACAATCTAACACTAGTTACTACTTTCAATTGATTACTTAATCCtagtatactatatatatgttaattaatGTATACTGCGATATTGTCGAAAATAATCGAGTACTTggaagattaaaataaaaataaatagtaaggAAGTAAACAAACCTTCAAAAGCTAAATAAAGTCGGGGCTCTCATAATTATTTCTGTactatactaaaataaaatataattcgtGTTGATATTCAtcgttttattcatttatttattcaattgtactATTTCACATTACGATACTTAGATATGACTCGCACTAATTGCAGTAAAtgcgaaattttatttattttttttgtaggatgCGAATTGGGTTTTTATTTAcgaattgtttataatttttttttttttttaattgagacGTATTAATTACGTGTGTTAATAATctattatttgtttacataGATATTCACTTTTTATTCACAAAGTCTTCACctttttggatatttttcttcaattctgGAATTGCTGCAGCCaacaatttttcttcaaaaccACTCAGTTTTCCCAAACCAAGATTCTTCTCTACTCCATTTTtctataagtaaataaataataattttatttattttatatatattaaacaatacgttatatatatatatatatatatatatatatatatatatatatatatatatatatatatgactatgcaaaatataattgatattttttttttcagtaccatatgaaaattatgttgaatgtaacaaaaaaaaatttggtattgTTGTGTCTTTCAACTCAATTAGAAAACGCGcgcttatttaaataaaatttctcatttaaataatatggaaaaattttgttttgaaattttataactcgttAACGGACCGATTAATTAAAACGaccttaataaattttatagagaattgaatgctctacaaaaaaggtctcttataattttttgataaatctcactgttcaaaagttataagttttacaaattaatcatttggaaaaaaactgaaattttcgtaaaaaaataacttttcaacggttcaatttatcaaaaaattataagactttttttgtagagcattcaattcttTACAAAACATGTTGTGGTtgtttcaatttattgatcTATTAAcgagttataaattttcaactaaaaaaaaaaaaaaattgtctatgttatttaaaggagaaattttattcgaacGACTGCGCGTTTTTTAAATGAGTTGGTAGACCCAACTTGATacccactttttttttgttacattcaatttaattttcgtatgAGACCGAAAAacatattgattttattaagcagtctaatatatatagatatatatattagacacACCGTGAGAGGACAGAGATACTTTCAATGCTCGTGTAAAGCTCCGGACATGCAATGCACAACTGAAAGGTGTGCTTGTAAAAAAGCAAACGTGTCATGTAGTAGTAAATATCATGCTTGCTTACTatgagttaataaaaaaaatttaattcgtttttttatttaatccgcATTCACATATACCgccatttaaaatttcacgAACTGTCTAAATAACTTAGACACGTCATGTAATTCTGCAACATTACACGATCTGTCTGCAGTTCATGAAATGTCTAATTTCACGATGTATCtacgacatatatatatctatttggTAATGACAAAATTAAACTTACGCCAAGAAGAACAGGAGTTGAAAAGTATTTGGCTTCAGTAACATTAGATCTGACGTAAGCGCATTCGATGATATTTTGTTCACCATTGAGTGCCCGAATTAATGAAAAACCAAAACGAGCACCAGCATACGCCATTGATAGAGTAGCTGAACCAGTTCCAGCTTTAGCTTTAACAACTTCTGTTCCAGCTTCTTGAATTCTTTCAGTAAGTGCTTTAAGCTTGTCATCTGGGAATGAGACACTTGGTTTAGCTTGTGAAATAAcaggaattatggtaataccACTGTGACCACCAATTACTGGTACTGAAACTTTTTGAGGATCCAAACCCttgtaaaatcataaaaaaatcaattaaatatttatgattaaaaattatctgtcACAATGACAAGAATAAATACCTTAGCTTCAGCAATGAAGGCATTAGATCTAACGATATCTAATGTGGTTACTCCGAAAACTCTGTTTGGATCATACACACCAGCTTTTTGTAAAACTTCACTGGCAATAGGTACTGTGCTGTTAACAGGATTTGAAATAATAGCGACGAAAGCTTTTGGAGCAACTTCAGCAATAGCTACTGCCAAATCTCTTACGATTGATGCGTTTGTATTGAAAAGATCATCACGGGTCATTCCTGGTTTACGAGGGACACCAGCAGGAATAATGACAaccttgaaataaataaataagttaatatattttttatatcgcCTGCATTAAAACTGAGTTTCAATGTCTGCTTGCCAGTCGAAACGAATCAATGCAATTTGGAGGACAGAAATTGATCGATTTCATCTTTCAGGAAGAAACCAAGAAATCAAGACTCAAAACTGATTATATTTTGGGGCAATTCGGGCAAGTAGTTTATGAGTCACATGAAAAAaacctcaaaaaaatttttttattttcattttttgtgtAACTCGTAAACTGCTAGATCGATCGAGTTCAAAATTGAATCAGATTTGTTTTGATGAGCTCTGAGATTGTCACTAAGTGCGTCTAAATCAGTTGATTCCTTCGGAAGATATCGTACGACAAAAATTAGCGTACAGAAGTAGTTAGAAAACTTTCTTAGGACTTCAAAACgtcgagatctgatgaaaactcgaatttttaaaatcggaccgaaaccatgtccgtaagaaaaaattcgttccaaaaaagttctgAATTTAAAACTTCTAAACTTGAGacagattaaaatttcgagtagaacttttgtgaaatttttataattttaatagtaaaaaaaaaagtttatttaggATTTTATATGAGcgaatttttagtaaaaatagaaCGTTTTTAACCGGATTCCGAAAAAGTTCCAAAATCTCTAATTTGGAACTTTTTATGAACATTCTTAGGGAGCTATTGGTTTCAAATGGAAACTTTTTTGAAACGAGgataaaatgaagtaaaaatatgttttaaaaaggatctatttttactcaaaattcgcTCATATAAAATCctatgtaaactttttttttactttcaaaatcAGAAAAGTTCCACATGTAGAATtttctttgaatatttttaaaaagaatttttttcacactgACAATagcttccttttttttttaattttgaatttcaaattttcattgccagaagttaaaaaaataatatgagtttcattaaaaaaaatgattaaattaataaaaagtcgTTGGTATCTCTGCTAAAGTACTTAAATTTCCACTGATatgtattttcataattaaaatacatatcAATGCCaacaatctaaaaaaatatagtgcgTAGTACGGGATAAAATCATTTCAGACTGCGAGTGATATCAGCCCTTGACTTTGGCTCTGACAGTCAACTTTACCCTCGCCTGAAATCAACTTGTTATttctactattttatttaccaaaaaacaactgaataaatcaaatagacaataaaaaaaatttcaataaaataatttacctgaGCACCTCGGAGCGAATCCTTCAATTCTCCAGGACCAGTGAAACCCTTGACTTTTGAGTGGGTGTCGATATGGGACAGATCAGCAGCAACACCAGGAGTATTGACAATATCATAAAGAGATAATTCTGTTACAAGAGGTGATTGCTTTAGCAAAAGTGATAATGGTTGTCCAATACCACCACTGGCACCCATGACAGCGACTTTGGCATTTCgctagaaatataaaaatatttatttatttatttaaatataaatttaatattcaaaattgaaGACGATTAAGTTAGCGgacatctgacaatttttaaaactttgaaataatgaaataaaataaaaataaaaaaatgcacgtttagaaaattcaaatatcagtacatgcaattttttcaaattttgttattttaattatttaatttttttatgtataattaaaaaattgacttatGCCTGATACATTTACtcattcaaaattactataaaatttatttaaataattatttggtaaaattattattttatcttaagtCAGTTGCATAATTCATTgaataacttattaatttaaaaatcaatgtcgtcaatgtaaaaataattatctacaaaatgattttttattaatgaacgTAAAGTGTGGAAAAATTATAGTAGCAGTTATTAGATAACGATATCaaggttttataaaataacatagaatttattgcaatacataaaataattatttaaaatttaaaattctttaccTGAGTGCTGGTTGATAATTGTTTAGCTCCTTGAGCAATAACTGCAGGTTTAATAAAACGTGgcaacatttttaaaattttaaaaatcaattaattgacacaatttaaattgtattttgaaaattttaatttataaattttatgtggttttattaaattagacGATAACCCCTAAATGACACCCAAACGACCTTCTACGATACACGTCGTCCCTCTTTTGTAGTTCTAGTTCGTTGCTGGAAGCGCTCCAAGtaggatgatgatgatgatgttggatctcttaaaaaaaattgatcttgGTGATTGTTGGCCTAGTGAGATTTTTTCAACTGATGCCTTAAAGCCCAGTTTCAAATATCAATGAAGCCAGTTCTTTCTAGACcaattaaattcttataaacTCGTCATCGTCTGTGCTAACTGTCAACTTGAATTCTAggaattttttgttgaaaacaCTGAATTCTCCCGCGCTAATTTGTATCCAGTATTTAGCATacattaaatatgtaaaagtgattattgatttatactttaatcattacattcatataattatttattgttgttatatatttatatatctacgtgtttttaattagtttatttaaattacatccgGTCTTGTTTGATGGATTAATGGATAATGTAattgtacattaaatatgaAGGTAATAAATgaacatttcttttttaatagtaaataatagaagtaataaaaaaaatattgattagaTAATGAGACCttgagtattaattattattataaatagaaatttttatttttaaaatttaaatttataagtttttctccgattttttttatgatactgaaattaactGACGtctgtttttgatttttttttacaatataatgaattaaaaaaaaatgattttaaaaaattgcacttgtaatttttttaattgtctagatgtgcatatttttgtttttttaatttggtaatttatttatttaaaaaaaattcaaaaattgtccgtcaacttcataatcctgaagttagcagacaactaacaatttttggatttttttatttcaaatttaatttaaaaaaaaaaagtaaaaatatgcacatgtagaaaatttaaaaatctataggtgcaatttttcaaaatattttttttttacatttattgttattagaaaaattcaaaaattattagacgatTAATTTCAGAATCATGtcaacttcaggatcattttttctataataaatttcaataacataaatatatgaatatataaatattaaatgataattttataatgtatcaattacatatatataataaaattgatattatatataaataaatctctcatctttaacttttaaatcaaaaatatgatactgaattAGACGACgtctaatttttgaattttctttaaaatgatatacaataaaaaaaataatattttaaaaaattgcacttatagttttttaaattttctacacgtgcatttttttattttttttttaaattgctgttGAATAacaaatccaaaaaattattaattgtctgctaacttcaggtttacattaaaaatccGTTATAcgtttaatcattttaaaaaaaattttctttcttacCGATAATTTATCCCTACAcacattatataaaaatgtacatGATGTGAATGCATGTCAAttgttttaaaactaattaattgcatttataataagtaataatttttatttttccaacaaaAGTAAATGCgctctttaaaaattcaaatttcaaaaattgttatccattttaataattttaaattataatataattacgtACATATAAGTgtatacattaatataaaatttcactatacacacaaatatatataaaatatatatagtatatatatatatacaatgtgCAAATGTGCGCATATAGCGCTTCTATTCATTACTTTATATGGAAACTACTAAAAGTTGTGAAATAATATGCCAGCAAAAaagtgattaaataattttattatttaaatcaacaaaggaaatatcataataataaaattaataacaataataataacaattttatttatcattctttgtcttaaataatttgtgaGTTATTTTGTGACGAGAACTATATGGCTGCATAATCTTTTATCTATTAGCCGCATggtttgtaattaattactgtaatttagtaataagttattataattataataattattatgattataagtaattatttaagtcgTATCATTAATAACActagtggaattttttttatttttgtttacagagttaattttaaattatacctgcgataaaacaaatcaattttttttttaatacaaaaaatatgtcagtgaaataaaatacaaaaatgaatgacgtttattataaaacataaggaaatataattttgttgttgacaaaaatatgtgtgatattttttttaaaagtttggttatgtttaaaatacttttttttttataaaacagttTTATCATTGtagagtatttattttatttatttattatgataacaATTGTTTGAGTGGtgaaatataaaagttaatatttgaaattaaaaaaaaagaagaattattaattatatttaattaatgacgaattaataattaattattccataTGTTTTAGAAGTTAATAAGAGATGGCGGAACGGCAACAATCGCCTGGTGAATCAAAGCGTATGTCATTGGATAAAATAATAGACGCAATGACTGCGGATTTGAAAAGTCCTAGTGAAAATTACGTCCAATTTGGCGTAACCCAGTCACAGACAACGACACCAACTTGGGGACACTATTTGACAAgcaatagtttaaattattctacAACAAATCAGTCGCCACCGGTATCGCACCAGATTCACCAGACTCAAAATATATTACCAGTTAATTCTGTACCATCACCAATTTATATGCAAGATGTATCGAGATATAACACCAATAATAT includes:
- the LOC103571949 gene encoding malate dehydrogenase, mitochondrial, which codes for MLPRFIKPAVIAQGAKQLSTSTQRNAKVAVMGASGGIGQPLSLLLKQSPLVTELSLYDIVNTPGVAADLSHIDTHSKVKGFTGPGELKDSLRGAQVVIIPAGVPRKPGMTRDDLFNTNASIVRDLAVAIAEVAPKAFVAIISNPVNSTVPIASEVLQKAGVYDPNRVFGVTTLDIVRSNAFIAEAKGLDPQKVSVPVIGGHSGITIIPVISQAKPSVSFPDDKLKALTERIQEAGTEVVKAKAGTGSATLSMAYAGARFGFSLIRALNGEQNIIECAYVRSNVTEAKYFSTPVLLGKNGVEKNLGLGKLSGFEEKLLAAAIPELKKNIQKGEDFVNKK